A segment of the Cyanobacteriota bacterium genome:
AACTAAACAAATAAAGCTTGAGTGCTTTTGACTCTACTAAAGAATCACCTGGAATGTAAGAAATATAAATCTTGGCAAAATCTGGCTGTCCTGTCTTCGGGCACAGACAAGTGAACTCATGACAATCAAGATTGACGATATAGTCTTGATCTTTCCATTGGTTATCAATAGCTTCAAGTTTGGCTTGGTCAGGATCCTGCGGATAAACGGTCTCTGAAGAACCCAAGAGTGTGAGATTATCGGTCA
Coding sequences within it:
- the queF gene encoding preQ(1) synthase, whose translation is TDNLTLLGSSETVYPQDPDQAKLEAIDNQWKDQDYIVNLDCHEFTCLCPKTGQPDFAKIYISYIPGDSLVESKALKLYLFSYRNHGIFHEFVINKIARDLNNAINAKYIKVVGDFMPRGGIAIKPVVQLGDLDLYSDLAISGEIG